In the Desulfitobacterium hafniense DCB-2 genome, CATTGCACCATCGGCCCCTATGCTTACCTGCGGCCGGGTACGGTTCTCCAGGATAAGGTAAAGGTGGGGGACTTCGTCGAGATTAAAAACAGCCAGATTGGCGAAGGGTCAAAAATTCCCCATCTTAGCTATGTAGGCGATTCCCAAGTAGGGAAATCTGTGAATATAGGTGCAGGTACCATTACCTGCAATTATGATGGGGTCAATAAATATAAAACAATTATCAGGGATAAGGCTTTTCTGGGAAGCAATACTAATCTTGTCGCCCCGGTGGAAATTGGTGAAGGCTCAGTGACAGGAGCAGGATCCACGATCTCCAAGAATGTACCGGCCAATACCTTGGCTATAGAGCGCAGCACCCAAAAACATATCGAAAATTGGGTTCGAAATAAGAAAAAGTAGGGGGATATTTTGGAATGTCTGTCAAGGAGTTGAAAATCTTTTGCGGCAATGCCAACCGGGCATTAGCGGAAGAAATTGTTGATTATCTGGGGGTTCCTCTGGGAGAGGCTAAAGTAAAACGCTTCAAGGACGGAGAAATTACCATCGCCATTGATGAAAGCGTCCGGGGGGCGGATGTCTTTGTGGTTCAGCCCACCTGTAATCCGACCAATGATAATATCATGGAACTCTTGATTATGATTGATGCCCTGAAAAGAGCGTCGGCTCGCCGCATCACTCCAGTTATCCCTTATTACGGATATGCTCGTCAAGAACGCAAATCCAAAGCCCGGGATCCGATCACAGCCAAGCTCATGGCCAATCTGATCACCACTGCCGGTGCCGACCGGGTGGTAACCATGGATCTCCATGCTCCGGCCATCCAGGGTTTCTTTGATATTCCGGTGGACCATCTCCCCGGTGTGCCCATCCTGGCGGAGTATTTTAAGAGCAAAGAATTAGAGAACGTGGTGGTTGTTTCCCCGGACCATGGCGGAGTACAACGGGCCCGCAACCTGGCGGAGCGGATCGGAGCGCCTTTGGCCATTATCGACAAGCGCCGTCCGGAGCCCAATGTATCAGAGATTATGAATGTTATCGGTGATATTCAAGGCAAACAGGTGATTATGATCGATGATATCATCGACACTGCCGGGACGATTACTCAAGGAGCTCAAGCCTTGAAGGATCGCGGAGCTCAGGATGTCTATGCCTGCTGTACTCATCCCGTATTATCCGGCCCAGCCTTTGAGCGCCTGGAGAATTCCGTCATCAAGGAAGTGGTTATCACCAATACCATTCCCGTTCATCCGGAAAAAATGATCTCCAAGATTAAAGTCCTCTCTGTTGCTCCCCTATTAGGAGCGGCCATCGTGCGTATTCATGAGGACCTTTCTGTCAGTAAGCTGTTCAGTTAATTCCCGGACACAGGAAGCTTGCTTGCTACGCAAGATAGTGATGGTCAGGGAGAGTGGATATTTTAGACAAAAAAATCAGAAGTGAGGGATGAGGTCCCTTCCTTCTGATTTTTTGCGTGGATTATAGCTATCAAAATACGAATTTAAAGAACAACCATTCGCTCATTTTGATTTCCTCCAGTTTAATAACAGTGATGAGTTGATAATAACAACCACCGATCCCACATTGTGTACTAAGGCACCTACGACAGGCCCGAGATGCCCAAACATAGCCAGAAGAATAGCGCCAAAGTTAAGAACCATAGAAAGGGCCATATTGATTTTAATAGTGTTCATCGTCCGCTTGGACAGGGCAAACAGATGGGGGATATTTTTTATATCATCCCTGACCAGGGCGATATCGGCAGCATCCACGGCAATATCACTGCCGATTCCTCCCATAGCGATGCCGACATGGGCCTTCTTCAGTGCAGGAGCATCGTTGACCCCGTCGCCAACCATGCAGACCAAATCTCCTTTGCTTTGGTATTGCTCGATTACAGCCAGTTTATTTTCGGGCAGGCAATCGGTATGGATATCATGAATTCCAGCAATCTTTGCCATATGGGAAGCGGCATGATGGTTGTCGCCGGTCAGCAATACGCTTGTGACGTTTAATTTCTCAAGATTCCTGACCATATCCACGGCATCAGGCCGTAAAGTGTCGGATAAAGCGATAAAACCTGAAGCATGGCCGTCTATGGCAACAAAGATGATGGTGCAGCCGTCATTTCTGTAGGACGCTGCCTTTTCTATGATGGCTTGGGCAAGAGGAATGCCGTTGTCCTGCAGCAGCTCTCCATTGCCGGCATAGATCGTGCGGTTATTCACGACTGCGTAAACACCCCGCCCCGCCAGCATCCGAAAATCATGGGGCTCCGGCAGAGAAGCCTTGGCGGCGGTCCTGTAATGGGCGACAACCGCTTTTCCCAGCGGATGCTCGGAACGCAGTTCTGCAGAAGCAGCCAAGGCCAGGAGCTCGTCGGCAGACAGGCTGGGATCAAAGCTCTCCACGGCGGCTACATCAGGTTTGCCAAAGGTGAGGGTCCCTGTTTTGTCAAAGGCCATTCGTTTTACCATGGAGAGTCTTTCCAAGGCATCGCCCTCCCGGACAAGGATGCCAAACTTTGTAGCATTGCCAATGCCCGCCATAATGGCCGTGGGGGTGGCCAGCACCAAAGCACAGGGGCAGAAGACGACCAAAATGGTCACGGCGCGGATGATCTCATCGGTGATGAACCAGGTGGCTCCGGCAGAAAACAAGGCAATGACCACAATCCAGGTGGCCCATCGGTCCGCGATGCCGACAATCTTTGCCTTTCCCGCATCGGCTGACTGAACCAGCCGGATCATCCGTTGCAGGGAGCTGTCCTCACCGACTTTGGTGGCCTGCATATCGAAAGTACCGAACTGATTAACGGTTCCGCTGGAAACCTCATCTCCGGTGCTCTTATCAACCGGTAAGGATTCACCAGTCATGACCGCCTGATTGACAGAGGTTTGACCGCTGATGATGATTCCGTCAACGGCAATCGTTTCACCGGCCAGCACGCGCAGGACATCACCGACCTTAACCTGCTCGGCGGGAACAATCCTTTCCTCACCATTATTGACGAGTCTCGCTGTTGTCGGGGTAAGGTGTACCAGCTTTTCTATACCCGCCCGGGCTTTCGCGACGGTACGTTCCTCCAAATAGGCACCTATGGCCATAATAAATGCCACTTCACCGGCAGCAAAGATCTCGCCGATAAAGATGGCGGCAATCAAGGCAAGGGAGACAAGAACATCCGCCTTGATATCGAATTCTGTGACGAGTCCGACAATGGCGCCTTTGATAATGGGAATACCGCAAAGCAGAATAGCGATCCAGGCAGGGTCGACAGGAAATGAACCGATTTCAAAAAAGCTCATGATCAAAGCGGGAAGAGAAAGAACGAGAAAAAGAATCGTTCTCTTCTCCTCATTCTTGAAAAATGTTAGCACATCACTTACTCCTTTCTCCTATATACCTATAGGGGTATATGTATATAACGAAAGTATTGTACCCCTACGGGTATGGGTTTGTCAATAAAAATACCTTTGCAGGTGAAACCCCACAATCAATGGAAAGCTTGCTTGACATTTTTGTTTGGCAATGTTATTCTTTTTATGGAAAGTGTGCTTTCCATAGAAAGGGGAGAGGCCGACAGTGAAGAATCGGTTGGAAGAAATACGCAAGCAGCGCGGGATTCGGCAGGAAGAGTTGGCCGCCGCCCTGGCGGTATCCAGGCAAACCATCGGCTCGCTGGAAAATGGGCGCTACAATCCATCCATTATACTGGCTTTCAAGATCGCCCGGTTTTTCGGGATGAGCATCGAAGAGATTTTTATCTATGAAGAGGAGGAGTACGATGAAAAATGACAGCGTCAAAAAATATATGGGGTTGACGGTGCTGGGGCTTGTTTTGTTGGCTGTCGGATTAGGACTTATAAAATGGCAGGGGGATGCCGAAGGGATGCTGCGCACCTTGCCCTATATCTGTGTTGGGGTCGGCGCAGGTGTATTCGGCAGCAATCTGGGGACGGCGATAAAGCTCCGTCAATTCAAAAAACATCCGGAAACCGCCAGGCAGGTGGAAATCGAAGAAAAGGACGAGCGTAACATAGCGATCAGCAACCAAGCCAAGGCCAAAGCTTACGACCTGATGTTGGTGCTATACAGCGCACTGCTTTTAGGATTCGCACTCATGCAGGTGGCTCTTCAGGTGATATTGGCTTTAGTAGGGGCCTATCTCTTAGTTGTATTTACCATGGTGTATTATCTTGCTAAATATCAGAAGGAGATGTGAGGTATGGTTGGAATGCTCGAACGGACGATTGCCGGCTTGCAGCGCAACAACATGGCAGGGTATTTTGTCCATAATCGGCAGGAATTAATGGCGCTTTTGTCCGGTCTGATGGAAAAGGGACAGACGGTTGGCTGCGGCGATTCGGTGACATTAGAAGAGCTGGGGGTCTTTGATTTCCTGCGCAAGGGGGATTATATTTTTTATGATAAATACGTGCCGGGCCTGACCTCTGAAGATAAGCGAAGGTTGTATATTCAAAACTTTGCCGCAGATACCTTTATCACAGGAACCAATGCCGTCACCACCGATGGAAAGCTATTCAATATCGATGGGAATGGTAGCCGGGTCGCCCCCATGATTTATGGCCCCCGACAGGTCATTGTTGTGGTAGGGACCAATAAAATCACGGAGGATGTAGAGAGTGCCATTCAGCGTGTTCGGCAAATTGCCGCTCCAATGGATGCTAAACGGCTGAAAAAAGAAACACCCTGTACCAAACTGAACAGGTGTGTGGATTGCCGGCATCCCCAGCGGATTTGCAATGATTTTGTCCTGATTACGGGCCAGTTCGTCAAAGACAGAATCAAGGTTATTATTATAGATATGGAAATAGGGTATTAGCCGTTTGGAATTAGCGGATGTCTTGTTCGCTGAAGCTGAAATGGTGATGGTCAACCCGCCAGTCAATACTCCCATTGGGACCGTGGTATGAGTTGAAGGAATTGGCAGGATATAGGCGAAAATTTGTACAAGAAAAAATTTTATTATTTGGATAAATATTTCCAATAAAAAAATACTGTTAGCTCAGGTGTAGCAAAGCTTCCGGGAATCGGCAATTGTGGCTAAGCAAATTACGACATAATAAACTAAATTTCGATAGAGGAAAAATAAGTAAAATAGAGAAATACAGTGAGTATAGGATCAAGCTGAAAGATATTTTGGTAATTCAGCGGCACTATGGAAAGTTTCAGGTTACTTTTTAATTTAGAAAGGGGTTTTAAGATGAATTATGCAGCTATTGCGAATTTGGTCCATGAATGTGTCAAAAATCCTACGTGTTTGGTGACACAAAAGGAAAAGTCGGGCGAAAGCAAAATAAAGCCCGATGAGTTTTCCGTTATTCAAAATGTCTTTTCCCGGCATGAAGTGTCTGGGAATGGTGCGGCCATCGGTGTGCTTCCCATGGGCTTTTGGTCATAAAAGTTGATGAATCTTCAGCTTG is a window encoding:
- a CDS encoding ribose-phosphate diphosphokinase encodes the protein MSVKELKIFCGNANRALAEEIVDYLGVPLGEAKVKRFKDGEITIAIDESVRGADVFVVQPTCNPTNDNIMELLIMIDALKRASARRITPVIPYYGYARQERKSKARDPITAKLMANLITTAGADRVVTMDLHAPAIQGFFDIPVDHLPGVPILAEYFKSKELENVVVVSPDHGGVQRARNLAERIGAPLAIIDKRRPEPNVSEIMNVIGDIQGKQVIMIDDIIDTAGTITQGAQALKDRGAQDVYACCTHPVLSGPAFERLENSVIKEVVITNTIPVHPEKMISKIKVLSVAPLLGAAIVRIHEDLSVSKLFS
- a CDS encoding heavy metal translocating P-type ATPase; this encodes MLTFFKNEEKRTILFLVLSLPALIMSFFEIGSFPVDPAWIAILLCGIPIIKGAIVGLVTEFDIKADVLVSLALIAAIFIGEIFAAGEVAFIMAIGAYLEERTVAKARAGIEKLVHLTPTTARLVNNGEERIVPAEQVKVGDVLRVLAGETIAVDGIIISGQTSVNQAVMTGESLPVDKSTGDEVSSGTVNQFGTFDMQATKVGEDSSLQRMIRLVQSADAGKAKIVGIADRWATWIVVIALFSAGATWFITDEIIRAVTILVVFCPCALVLATPTAIMAGIGNATKFGILVREGDALERLSMVKRMAFDKTGTLTFGKPDVAAVESFDPSLSADELLALAASAELRSEHPLGKAVVAHYRTAAKASLPEPHDFRMLAGRGVYAVVNNRTIYAGNGELLQDNGIPLAQAIIEKAASYRNDGCTIIFVAIDGHASGFIALSDTLRPDAVDMVRNLEKLNVTSVLLTGDNHHAASHMAKIAGIHDIHTDCLPENKLAVIEQYQSKGDLVCMVGDGVNDAPALKKAHVGIAMGGIGSDIAVDAADIALVRDDIKNIPHLFALSKRTMNTIKINMALSMVLNFGAILLAMFGHLGPVVGALVHNVGSVVVIINSSLLLNWRKSK
- a CDS encoding helix-turn-helix transcriptional regulator translates to MKNRLEEIRKQRGIRQEELAAALAVSRQTIGSLENGRYNPSIILAFKIARFFGMSIEEIFIYEEEEYDEK
- a CDS encoding lactate utilization protein, which produces MVGMLERTIAGLQRNNMAGYFVHNRQELMALLSGLMEKGQTVGCGDSVTLEELGVFDFLRKGDYIFYDKYVPGLTSEDKRRLYIQNFAADTFITGTNAVTTDGKLFNIDGNGSRVAPMIYGPRQVIVVVGTNKITEDVESAIQRVRQIAAPMDAKRLKKETPCTKLNRCVDCRHPQRICNDFVLITGQFVKDRIKVIIIDMEIGY